In Roseisolibacter agri, one genomic interval encodes:
- a CDS encoding sensor histidine kinase encodes MRRARGWWVRRWRVWVASLAVVATLTAVGAAALQQWIAWRTEDALVQRALVRSAAYSARIFDDGIQRQLGDLPLHALSPVLGAPAWGTSAEPLPLAALERHLRTTPMWQTLQRDSVLAIGVVDYRAGQGRRISVRRVGRVADSVDAAAAIAQVMTGSEQWRGLNTTGMSFRGPGARLYNVLWAWQKDARDRPVALVLLVTDAHLRLRTATSVVFRYVPLLPPLDEADTSPERARASWSEPNGRDDTRTFNHRYIAVRLREYAGQRRVFFASPNWNDAWVASSPLRGEHPSLFGALMVEAVVNPELRAYFPESRASRSAQTMLGGILALAAILALASVASLRRRQELAQARELFVSSISHELRTPLTQIRLFTESLLNDRARSPEQAGRWLRVIDREARRLGDLVDNALLHARGLRHDVHLARVPVALEDPLAAMVEATRPFATSRDARVAVDVPPGVRVLGDERALRHVLQNLVDNALKYGPAGQTVRVTAAFDAPGTVDVAVDDEGPGVAIADRRRIWEPFVRLAHDDGATGTGLGLSVVHTLVCAGRGRVRVEDAPGGGARFVVRLPLA; translated from the coding sequence GTGCGCCGGGCGCGCGGCTGGTGGGTGCGCCGCTGGCGCGTCTGGGTCGCGTCGCTCGCCGTCGTCGCGACGCTCACCGCCGTCGGCGCGGCCGCGCTGCAGCAGTGGATCGCGTGGCGCACGGAGGACGCGCTCGTGCAGCGCGCGCTCGTGCGTTCCGCCGCATACTCCGCGCGCATCTTCGACGACGGAATCCAGCGGCAGCTCGGCGACCTCCCGCTGCACGCGCTGTCGCCGGTGCTCGGCGCCCCCGCGTGGGGGACGTCGGCCGAGCCGCTGCCGCTGGCCGCGCTCGAGCGCCACCTGCGCACGACGCCGATGTGGCAGACGTTGCAGCGGGACTCGGTGCTCGCGATCGGCGTGGTCGACTACCGCGCGGGACAGGGGCGCCGGATCTCCGTGCGCCGCGTCGGCCGCGTGGCGGATTCCGTCGACGCGGCCGCGGCGATCGCGCAGGTGATGACGGGCAGTGAGCAGTGGCGGGGCCTCAACACGACCGGCATGTCCTTCCGAGGACCGGGCGCGCGGCTCTACAACGTGCTGTGGGCGTGGCAGAAGGACGCGCGGGACCGGCCGGTCGCGCTCGTCCTGCTCGTGACCGACGCGCACCTGCGGCTCCGCACCGCGACGTCGGTCGTGTTCCGCTACGTGCCGCTGCTGCCGCCGCTGGACGAGGCGGACACGTCACCCGAGCGGGCGCGCGCGAGCTGGAGCGAGCCGAACGGCCGGGACGACACGCGGACGTTCAACCACCGCTACATCGCCGTGCGGCTGCGCGAGTACGCAGGGCAGCGGCGCGTCTTCTTCGCGTCGCCCAACTGGAACGATGCATGGGTCGCCAGCTCCCCGCTGCGCGGCGAGCATCCGTCGCTGTTCGGCGCGCTGATGGTGGAGGCGGTCGTGAACCCCGAGCTCCGCGCCTACTTCCCCGAGTCGCGGGCGTCGCGGTCGGCGCAGACGATGCTCGGCGGCATCCTGGCGCTGGCGGCGATCCTCGCGCTCGCGTCCGTGGCGAGCCTGCGGCGCCGTCAGGAGCTGGCGCAGGCGCGCGAGCTGTTCGTGTCGTCCATCTCGCACGAGCTGCGCACGCCCCTGACGCAGATCCGGCTCTTCACCGAGTCGCTGCTGAACGACCGCGCGCGATCGCCCGAGCAGGCCGGCCGCTGGCTGCGCGTGATCGACCGCGAGGCGCGCCGCCTGGGCGACCTGGTGGACAACGCGCTGCTGCACGCGCGTGGGCTGCGCCACGACGTGCACCTCGCGCGCGTGCCGGTCGCGCTGGAGGATCCGCTGGCCGCGATGGTGGAGGCGACGCGCCCGTTCGCGACGTCGCGCGACGCGCGCGTGGCGGTGGACGTCCCGCCCGGCGTGCGCGTGCTGGGCGACGAGCGCGCGCTGCGGCACGTGCTGCAGAACCTCGTGGACAACGCGCTCAAGTACGGCCCGGCGGGGCAGACGGTCCGCGTGACGGCGGCCTTCGACGCGCCCGGCACGGTGGACGTCGCGGTGGACGACGAGGGGCCCGGCGTGGCGATCGCCGACCGGCGCCGCATCTGGGAGCCGTTCGTCCGCCTGGCGCACGACGATGGCGCGACCGGCACGGGGCTCGGCCTGAGCGTGGTGCACACGCTCGTGTGCGCGGGACGCGGGCGCGTGCGCGTGGAGGACGCGCCGGGCGGCGGCGCGCGCTTCGTGGTGCGGCTGCCGCTCGCCTGA
- a CDS encoding class I SAM-dependent methyltransferase: MSDATLDALDAALDARFDTVTETIRLHDEGARESFDIRRPRSAEALIDEDAFAHDERLPYWADVWPSARVLAAHLLQEGGEGKRLLELGCGSGLVAAAAARAGYEVTASDYYAEALDFTRANVRRAAGVDCETRLVDWRALPADLGHYDRVVASDVLYEKPYAALVARALAHTLRRGGVAYVTDPGRLAAPEFVEQARALGLDVGQPVTRDVEGYGTRQTIRLYRLRRR, encoded by the coding sequence ATGAGCGACGCGACGCTGGACGCACTGGACGCCGCGCTCGACGCGCGCTTCGACACGGTCACCGAGACGATCCGCCTGCACGACGAGGGCGCACGCGAGTCGTTCGACATCCGCCGTCCGCGCAGCGCCGAGGCGCTCATCGACGAGGACGCGTTCGCGCACGACGAGCGGCTGCCCTACTGGGCCGACGTCTGGCCGTCGGCGCGCGTGCTCGCCGCGCACCTGCTGCAGGAGGGCGGCGAAGGGAAGCGGCTCCTGGAGCTGGGCTGCGGCAGCGGCCTGGTGGCCGCGGCGGCGGCGCGCGCCGGCTACGAGGTCACCGCGAGCGACTACTACGCCGAGGCGCTCGACTTCACGCGCGCGAACGTGCGGCGCGCCGCGGGCGTGGACTGCGAGACGCGCCTCGTGGACTGGCGCGCGCTGCCGGCGGACCTGGGCCACTACGACCGCGTCGTCGCGTCGGACGTGCTGTACGAGAAGCCGTACGCCGCGCTCGTCGCGCGCGCGCTCGCGCACACGCTGCGCCGCGGCGGCGTCGCCTATGTCACCGATCCGGGGCGCCTGGCCGCGCCCGAGTTCGTGGAGCAGGCGCGCGCGCTGGGGCTGGACGTCGGCCAGCCGGTGACCCGCGACGTCGAGGGCTACGGCACGCGGCAGACGATCCGCCTCTACCGCCTACGCCGCCGCTGA